atatatataaaacagatTTGAAAAGAAGCAAATGCAAAACGAAGGATATATAATATGTAAGaaaagaataatgaaatgataatgatacTGAAGTATatccagtttgtgtgtatgtgtattattgtatgagagagagacaaaagagaagaaTGACAATGTAAgtttatatgaaatattaaattaatagatattaataaatatatattaaagtacgtttgtatgtgtaaatatatacaaTTGTTATAATTTTTACAGTTTCAACCTATACACATGAATATAAAACACCTAATTACCAATGTGCAGAGAGGTAGCTATTTCatgttgtaaaataaattcCATTGTGGTCTTTGTTGTTCTGATCCTGCTCTTGGATAGTGGTGTGCAACAGGTGCATGTGAGTAGTTTACTAATCAGAAGGTTGGTGTAATTCCTTGCTCTTCCAatctgcaaaaaataaatcctaaaTCCAAGCTATACCATTATGTATAGCACTACATGTAAAGAGAaggtacaataaaaaaaaaaaaaaattgctgtagAATGAGAATCTTTACATCGTTATCCTTTAGTGACCGCTGAGCTGACTCAGAATAGACTTTCACACTTTCTTCTATTGCTCACATATGTGAATCACAAAATTCTCCTCCCTCAAAACAAAAGTCCTCAGCTAATCATTTCCACTGTTGATAAGCCAGATGTCATCAGCTCTGAGAAGCTGCAGGTTACAAAACCTTTTGCTCCCACACTCAGATGAAACAGATGCTAGTCATTGGCCCCAGACAGATTCCAGTTTGATCCATAGTCTCTTCGTCTTCCCTCTAGTTGACCCTCACCAGGTCTACCTCTTAAACCTAATGCAGTTCAACCTTTGTGTTGTCCAAACTGGATTGTTGTTCCGCTTTCAGGACTTGTGCTTGTACTAAAGGTTTTCAGGTGGTTCAGATACTGCTTATGACTAAATCTAGTGTGTGATCACATCCTACCAGCCGACCGCCCTGACTGGATCTAAAACCCTAAAACAGTCAGAGAGGCGAATGGCTGCAGGTTGTTGCTGTGGTCAAGGACCTGACAGGAAAAGGCCAAAGTTCCACTTAGTGGATTATTGCTTGATTCACTCAGACTTTAAATCTATGACCATGACAATCTTAGGGAATCTATTGAACCCAGTACTTACAGTAGAGTCCATGTACACTTGCTGACttaactaaacacacacaaatttgttGGGCACCTTACGTGAAAGAACGGAAAACCCAAAATGATCACTGAAACAACTTGAAACTgacaaaagtaataataaattaaaatgtgttgtgttgaaaatgtACTAATGAAAATCAGAAATTGTTTTGAATCTTGGTTCAACATAAggataaccccccccccccaaaaaaaaaaaaaacaaaacctaatgAAACTTAATTGGCCTGGACAAAAATGATGTTACCTTTAACTTAATATTTTACTGAACAACCTTTTCAGGCAATCACTGCAATCAAGCGATTTCTGTAACTCTCACTGAGACCTCTGCACCTCCTTGTGAGCAAACTGTTCCTGCTGTCTCAGGTTTGAAGGGTGCCTTCTCAAGACTGCATTTTTCAGCGCCTTCCACAAATGTTCAATAGGATTTACTGTGGGTACAGAGAGTATTCAGATCTCCTTACATTTTgctctttgttacattgcagccatttgcttaAATCATTTAAGTAGATATTTTCCCTCATTAATGTACGCACAAcaccccattttgacagaaaagcacaaatattttgtcattttagtattaagtattcagaccctttgctgTGTCACTCATATATTTAACTCAGGTGCAATCCATTTCTTCGGATCATCGGTCAGATGGTTCTACACCTTCATTGGAGTGTTTAATTGAATTGATTGGACTTCATTAAAAAGGGCTAAAGTGTTATTTTCTATAGTCTGTAAACATAGAGCTAATGTGACTAGCCAAAAACTTTAGATTTTGTCTCATCTGTGCACAGGGGATTCTCCCAGAAGAATATGCATTTTTGGCAAATTCCAGTCTTGCTTTTTATGGTTTGCTCTTAACAGGAGTGGTCCTCAGTCATCTGACATTCAGTACACTTTGGCGCAAACAGGGATGGATGGTGTGATCTGATATCTGTTCTGGAACTGAAATCTTGTttctgcacacatacagacaataTAGTCTGTAGTCCACACCTTGTCGGTCTCAGTGTGAGTCTTTCCCAGTGTTCTCCCCGCAGACCGTGCCAGTCATGACGAAGAGATCAGGTGACCATAACCATTCTCTGACGGGACTCTTAAAAAGGATTTCACTCCAGTCAGAGGGAGACCAGTACAAGTGTTGGAGAAAGTACCAGCGGGTATACAGATGTACCTTGACTTTGAAGTTCACTTCTAATCTCTTTGAAGTTGTTCTGGGCTCTTTGGTTACCATTTGTATTATCCTTCCCTTCAATTTGTCCCCAATTGAATGCCACGcgagcagcatggtggcacagtggtaaatgctgttgccccacaataagacaTTTGTAGGTTCGCTTCCCAGGCCGTGGTGcagggcgagggcagggtacaacctggacaggttgccagtcaatttaaacagacagagacgaacaaccactcacgcccAGACCTAGGCAATTTAGATTCCTACCCACATTCCTGCATTTcgacattttacataaacagGGTGTGCCTATGAAATAACTGCCAGGGTGTAGGCAGATCtatttcagagagaaagatgatTTACAGAGTGGCCTAATAATTGGGTGTTGTGTATGACTGTTGCTTCCTGTTCTGGAGCAGGAACTGATGACATCTTTTCTCAAGACTCATCAAAATCATCACGCGCTTCACTTAGACCAGACCAAACCCACTCGTCTCTGCCTTATTTAAGTCTTCCTCTAGCCATTTTGTTGTATCTTTTGTTGCCCACTCTTTGGCTCATCTGGGCTCACGACAAAGACATTGTTATACCTGAAGCCTAACAGGCGAgtacattttatgtttatggaactttgaattaaaaaatttaCCACATTCTTTTGTCACAGGAAGCAGCTCTGTATTTCTTTAGATCTTTTGCAGAACATGAGTAACTTTATGTCTGACATTGTTGATATAAATATATCACACTAATGTAAAACTTGTATGCCCTCTGCTGATTTACTTCACAatatttctctcactttttaattttacacTTGTAACTTTGAGAACAAAAAGATCAGCCACCTGTCCCAGTCTCAGAAGACTGTGGTACACAAAGTCTGAAGGACACCACTAGTCTCAATGAACAATATCTAAGCTAACTAAAATGCATAGTTTAAAACAGGATGTTCAACAGATATagctgcttttctgtgtgttatttAAAGGTTTGTGGTATTTTGGGGCTTAGAATGACATGATACACATGTCTGTGAGAATTTTAAGAGATTTCTTTAAGAGGTGAACAGTAGAACCTATTATGGATGGAGGGTATATCCTTGCATCCTTGAATCTGATTCATGTCTAGAATTAATGTGATTATTCATGTTAAAAGTTACTAATGGCCTGTAGATCGTTGTTGGAGACTCACATGTCTTAAGCTGAAGTGTTGGTATCATTAAGgaatatatttttccattttttgctTTCAGAGTTCTCTGTGGAGCTCAGGTAGCAATAGGTCAGCCAGCCCATTGGGAGAGAAGGAGGTGAGTCCAGGGGGCTGGTAGCCTTGGTGACAGCAgcgactgctttgttgtgatatTAAAAACTGACTTGACTGGTTGGTGTAATAATTCActatctttttgtattttttttcttttaagtttaACATCTTTGTGCTTCTCCTTCAGACTTGAGTTTGAGCCATGGGTGACTGGTCTTATCTGTCTGCTCTGTTGGACAAGGTCCAGTCTCACTCCACTGTGGTGGGGAAGATCTGGATGAGTGTTCTCTTCCTGTTCAGGATCTTTGTCTTGGGTGCGGCTGCAGACAAAGTCTGGGGAGATGAAGTGTCAGAGTTCTACTGTGACAGCCAGGAACCAGGATGCAAACATGCCTGCTACAACTGGATGTTCCCCATATCTTACATTCATTACTGGGTCCTGCAGATCACTTTTGTGTCCACACCAACCCTGGTCTACCTGGGTCACGCTgtccacatcatccacaaagagaggaggatgatggaaCAGCTGAAAAACTGTCCAAATGTAAGTGCACTGAAGAAACCAAAGTACACGGATGAAAGAGGGAAGGTGAAGATAAAAGGCATTCTGTTTTGCACCTACATGACCCAACTGATAGTCAAGATCCTTCTGGAGGTGGGATTCAGTGTGGGCCAGTTCTACATTTTAGGCCCCGTGTTCATGGTCACCTACTTCCACTGCACAATGTCACCACCTTGTGCTCGTTTCAGTGGAGCCCAGTGTTATATTTCACGTCCCACAGAGAAGACtattttcatcatatttatgCTGGTGGTTTCAGGCATCTCTGTGGTGCTCAATATCATTGAGATAATCTACCTGCTTTGTAACAGGAGgacaggaaagagaaaacagcttcCTCTGTCCAGTTTACAGGAGCACCCAACCAACTCAGCCTGGGGGGGCTTGAGCAGCACATATGGAGGCTTCCAGCAGCTGCATGCCCAGGGTTTGACAGAGCCCTGCAGTGATTTTGACTCCATTAGCAAAGAGAAAGACACTTGATAtatcaacaataataataatgaataaagtCAGTTAGAGatgattttttccttttaactgtTCACATATAAAGAATTAtataaatttaattatttacagcCATTTGTTCAGTGGTCTAATTGGTCAATATCAACAATGTGTGGCTCATGCTTAATCTATGATTGTTGCAATGCAATTTGTTTATCATATTTGTTTCTGTATTGACTATAAGTCTGGAGcggaagaaataaaatcatgtgaaaatgtgacataATATTCAAAATGTAGAGATTACAACAAGTAAGTCATACACACCAGGTGAGCAAATCTCCAGAGAGACAATGACTTATCTGCATGCATGAATGTTGATTCTgtaaagtaaaactgaaacataaaattatCTACATTATATAATGTTAATGTAATGTGACTGTAGCTGaacagtaaaatgaaatatcaaccttttgaatcttttttaataatttttagtATTATAGGGTCATATTTGTGTGAAACATAGGCAATGAAtactaa
This genomic interval from Echeneis naucrates chromosome 24, fEcheNa1.1, whole genome shotgun sequence contains the following:
- the LOC115037512 gene encoding gap junction Cx32.2 protein-like, whose translation is MGDWSYLSALLDKVQSHSTVVGKIWMSVLFLFRIFVLGAAADKVWGDEVSEFYCDSQEPGCKHACYNWMFPISYIHYWVLQITFVSTPTLVYLGHAVHIIHKERRMMEQLKNCPNVSALKKPKYTDERGKVKIKGILFCTYMTQLIVKILLEVGFSVGQFYILGPVFMVTYFHCTMSPPCARFSGAQCYISRPTEKTIFIIFMLVVSGISVVLNIIEIIYLLCNRRTGKRKQLPLSSLQEHPTNSAWGGLSSTYGGFQQLHAQGLTEPCSDFDSISKEKDT